A region from the Altererythrobacter sp. H2 genome encodes:
- the rpmH gene encoding 50S ribosomal protein L34, with amino-acid sequence MKRTFQPSNLVRARRHGFFARKATPGGRKVLRARRRRGRKTLCA; translated from the coding sequence ATGAAGCGGACATTCCAGCCCAGCAATCTCGTTCGCGCCCGTCGCCACGGCTTTTTTGCCCGCAAGGCAACCCCGGGCGGCCGCAAGGTGCTGCGTGCCCGTCGCCGTCGCGGCCGCAAGACCCTCTGCGCCTGA
- the ribA gene encoding GTP cyclohydrolase II → MGEPERPRAADHGIRPLSEEPASGPSPARRVAQAVDALRHGWALALEGGPVLLPIETGVATAATAHQLLISAARAATLKLANQREAAVPHAPVLIHGGEPFTLRSALPVADPALDLANPLQGPFKAEPIAWQAQAEAALELARIAGILPAFMVDPAEAGEPVAVGAGDLAHWQDHAALRIVTRAHLPVRASETAEIVAFRSADDLREHVALVIGQQQGDVPPLVRLHSECLTGDILGSLKCDCGPQLDAALHAMAHEAAGGGWGVLLYLRQEGRGIGLINKLRAYRLQDQGFDTVDANQRLGLPDEARDFPVAARMLELLGVRSIRLMTNNPKKVGAIENAGVSVAERVPHQLPDNPHNARYLATKRDRSGHLLS, encoded by the coding sequence GTGGGAGAGCCCGAGCGACCACGTGCCGCTGATCACGGAATTCGCCCTCTGAGCGAGGAACCGGCATCCGGCCCGTCGCCCGCGCGGCGGGTGGCGCAGGCGGTCGATGCCTTGCGGCACGGCTGGGCGCTGGCGCTGGAGGGTGGGCCGGTCCTGCTGCCGATCGAGACAGGCGTTGCCACTGCGGCTACCGCGCATCAGCTGCTCATCTCTGCCGCGCGCGCGGCCACGCTGAAACTCGCCAACCAGCGCGAAGCAGCCGTGCCCCACGCCCCGGTGCTGATCCATGGCGGGGAGCCCTTCACGCTGCGCAGCGCGCTGCCCGTGGCCGATCCGGCGCTGGACCTCGCCAACCCGCTGCAAGGCCCCTTCAAGGCCGAGCCCATTGCCTGGCAGGCACAGGCCGAGGCGGCGCTGGAACTGGCCCGGATCGCCGGGATCCTGCCCGCCTTCATGGTCGACCCGGCTGAGGCGGGCGAGCCGGTTGCCGTCGGCGCGGGCGATCTGGCCCACTGGCAGGATCATGCCGCCCTCCGGATCGTCACCCGCGCGCACCTGCCGGTGCGTGCCAGCGAGACCGCGGAAATCGTCGCCTTCCGCAGCGCCGATGACTTGCGCGAGCATGTCGCACTGGTGATCGGGCAGCAGCAGGGTGATGTGCCGCCGCTGGTGCGGCTCCATTCGGAATGCCTGACCGGCGATATTCTCGGCAGCCTCAAGTGCGACTGCGGGCCGCAGCTCGATGCCGCGCTCCACGCCATGGCGCACGAAGCGGCGGGCGGCGGCTGGGGCGTGCTGCTCTATCTGCGGCAGGAAGGGCGGGGGATCGGCCTGATCAACAAGCTGCGCGCCTATCGCCTGCAGGACCAGGGGTTCGACACGGTCGACGCCAACCAGCGCCTGGGCCTGCCTGACGAAGCGCGCGACTTTCCGGTTGCCGCCCGGATGCTGGAATTGCTGGGGGTCCGATCGATCCGGCTGATGACCAACAACCCCAAAAAGGTTGGCGCGATCGAAAATGCCGGGGTCAGTGTCGCCGAACGGGTGCCGCACCAGTTGCCCGACAACCCGCACAATGCCCGCTATCTCGCCACCAAGCGGGACCGCTCAGGGCACCTGCTCAGCTGA
- a CDS encoding YifB family Mg chelatase-like AAA ATPase, with product MVALVRTVAYLGLEARSVEVQCSIAPGLPQFNIVGLANKAVGESKERVRAALSAMGLALPPKRITINLSPADLPKEGSHYDLPVALALLAAMGVTDAEQLGDFVAVGELALDGRVVPSPGVLLAALHASSEEAGLICPAAQGSEARWASDIPVVAAPDLVALLNHLKGTSRLPDPPPGEVEAPAPGPDLKQVKGQEVAKRALEIAAAGGHNLLMVGPPGAGKSLLASCLPGVLPPLTSPEALEVSMVQSVAGLLEGGRISRTRPFRAPHHSASMAALTGGGLKVKPGEVSLAHLGVLFLDELPEFQRAVLDSLRQPLETGHVDVARANAHVTFPARVQLVAAMNPCRCGHLGDPALACSRAPRCAADYQTRVSGPLLDRIDLHVEVDPVSAADLALPPPAEGSAEVAARVARARSVQSGRSVESGARTNAELEGEALERFATPDEPGRRLLMQAAEAMRLSARGYTRMLRVARTIADLAGVEGVGRIHVAEALSYRRQAPRA from the coding sequence GTGGTCGCACTCGTCAGGACAGTTGCCTATCTCGGCCTGGAAGCGCGTAGCGTCGAGGTGCAGTGCTCGATCGCGCCGGGCCTGCCGCAGTTCAACATCGTCGGCCTCGCCAACAAGGCGGTGGGGGAAAGCAAGGAGCGGGTGCGGGCCGCGCTCTCTGCCATGGGGCTGGCGCTGCCGCCCAAGCGGATCACCATCAACCTCTCGCCTGCCGACCTGCCCAAGGAAGGCAGCCATTACGATCTGCCAGTGGCGCTGGCCCTGCTCGCCGCAATGGGTGTGACCGATGCCGAGCAGTTGGGGGACTTCGTGGCGGTGGGTGAACTGGCACTGGATGGCCGGGTCGTGCCCTCGCCCGGCGTGCTGCTCGCCGCGCTCCACGCCAGCAGCGAGGAAGCCGGGCTGATCTGCCCAGCGGCGCAAGGGAGCGAAGCGCGCTGGGCGAGCGACATCCCGGTGGTCGCCGCACCAGACCTGGTGGCGCTGCTCAATCACCTGAAAGGGACCAGCCGCCTGCCCGACCCGCCGCCGGGCGAGGTCGAGGCCCCGGCTCCGGGGCCGGACCTCAAGCAGGTCAAGGGGCAGGAAGTGGCCAAGCGCGCGCTGGAGATTGCGGCGGCGGGCGGGCACAACCTCCTGATGGTGGGGCCGCCGGGGGCGGGCAAGAGCCTGCTGGCCTCGTGCCTGCCCGGGGTCCTGCCGCCGCTGACCTCACCCGAGGCGCTGGAGGTTTCGATGGTGCAGTCGGTCGCGGGCCTGCTCGAAGGCGGGCGGATCAGCCGCACCCGCCCGTTCCGCGCGCCGCACCATTCGGCCAGCATGGCGGCGCTCACGGGCGGGGGGCTGAAGGTGAAGCCGGGCGAGGTCAGCCTCGCGCACCTCGGCGTCCTGTTCCTGGACGAATTGCCCGAGTTCCAGCGCGCGGTGCTGGACAGCCTGCGCCAGCCGCTGGAGACCGGCCATGTCGATGTCGCGCGGGCCAATGCCCATGTCACCTTTCCCGCGCGGGTGCAGCTGGTCGCAGCGATGAACCCGTGCCGCTGCGGGCATCTGGGCGATCCCGCGCTGGCCTGTTCCCGCGCGCCGCGTTGTGCGGCAGACTACCAGACCCGCGTTTCCGGCCCCCTGCTTGACCGGATCGACCTGCATGTCGAGGTCGATCCGGTCAGCGCCGCCGACCTCGCCCTGCCCCCGCCGGCCGAAGGCAGTGCAGAGGTCGCCGCGCGGGTGGCGCGGGCGCGCAGTGTCCAGTCCGGCCGCAGCGTTGAAAGCGGCGCGCGCACCAACGCCGAACTGGAAGGCGAGGCGCTTGAGCGGTTTGCCACGCCGGATGAGCCGGGCCGGCGCCTGCTGATGCAGGCTGCCGAGGCCATGCGGCTCAGCGCGCGGGGCTATACGCGGATGCTGCGGGTGGCGCGCACGATTGCGGATCTGGCCGGGGTCGAGGGGGTCGGCCGGATCCACGTGGCCGAAGCATTGAGCTATCGCAGGCAGGCACCAAGGGCCTGA
- a CDS encoding exodeoxyribonuclease III translates to MASPTVSIATWNINSVRLRIDQVARMLGEQRPDVLCLQEIKCQESQFPAEALAELGYVHQAVHGQKGYHGVATVSRIPLRELSRNDWQDNGEARHVGVELLGPGQGLVLENVYIPAGGDIADREVNSKFGQKLDFLERMTRWADALDRPTLIVGDFNIAPLECDVYDHKALLKVVSHTPVEVETLGRFRDAHGWVDLGRQLIPAPERNYSWWSYRSYWRQKDQGRRLDHMWASPELAPQAVSHRFVEETRRWESPSDHVPLITEFAL, encoded by the coding sequence ATGGCCAGCCCGACTGTCTCTATCGCTACCTGGAACATCAACTCGGTCCGCCTGCGCATCGACCAGGTGGCGCGGATGCTGGGCGAGCAGCGGCCCGACGTGCTGTGCCTGCAGGAAATCAAATGCCAGGAAAGCCAGTTCCCGGCCGAGGCGCTGGCCGAGCTGGGTTATGTCCATCAGGCAGTCCACGGGCAGAAGGGCTATCACGGAGTCGCCACCGTCAGCCGGATTCCCCTGCGCGAACTGTCCCGCAATGACTGGCAGGACAATGGCGAGGCGCGCCATGTTGGCGTGGAACTGCTCGGTCCGGGGCAGGGGCTGGTGCTGGAGAACGTCTATATCCCGGCCGGGGGCGACATTGCCGACCGCGAAGTGAACTCCAAGTTCGGGCAGAAGCTCGACTTCCTCGAACGCATGACCCGCTGGGCCGATGCGCTGGACCGGCCCACGCTGATCGTCGGCGATTTCAACATCGCGCCGCTGGAATGCGACGTCTACGACCACAAGGCCCTGCTCAAGGTGGTCAGCCATACGCCGGTCGAGGTCGAGACGCTGGGCCGGTTCCGCGACGCCCATGGCTGGGTCGATCTGGGCCGCCAGCTGATCCCCGCGCCGGAGCGCAACTATTCCTGGTGGTCCTATCGCAGCTACTGGCGGCAGAAGGACCAGGGGCGCAGGCTTGACCATATGTGGGCGAGCCCCGAGCTTGCCCCGCAGGCGGTCAGCCATCGCTTCGTCGAGGAAACGCGGCGGTGGGAGAGCCCGAGCGACCACGTGCCGCTGATCACGGAATTCGCCCTCTGA
- a CDS encoding right-handed parallel beta-helix repeat-containing protein gives MEKPARPPYATTATAPLSSWLFGALAVVAVAMIPAAAVIAQTGSQPFTVAETGDSFGTLQEAVNAIGSGTGTIAIAPGTYRDCAVQEGGSIAFLATQPGAAVFDGGTCEGKAALVLRGREAKVSGLVFRRMAVADGNGAGIRLEQGNLTVTQSWFADSQQGILTADDPSGRIVIDKSTFSGLGTCENSAGCAHSIYIGNYGQLRVTRSRFERGTGGHYVKARAARVEIAASSFDDSAGRATNYMIDLPAGAVGQITNNWFVQGRDKENYSAFIAVGAEDVLRGSDGLQIAGNDARLVPALRRSTTFVADWTGDRLAIADNNLGTGLKSFEKR, from the coding sequence ATGGAAAAGCCTGCCCGCCCTCCTTACGCCACCACCGCCACGGCGCCGCTGTCCAGCTGGCTGTTTGGTGCCTTGGCCGTTGTCGCCGTCGCCATGATCCCCGCTGCTGCGGTCATCGCGCAGACCGGATCGCAGCCGTTCACCGTGGCTGAAACCGGCGACAGTTTCGGCACCCTGCAGGAGGCGGTCAATGCGATCGGATCGGGCACCGGCACCATCGCCATTGCGCCCGGCACCTATCGCGACTGCGCTGTGCAGGAAGGCGGCTCGATCGCTTTCCTCGCCACCCAGCCGGGCGCGGCCGTGTTCGACGGCGGCACGTGTGAAGGCAAGGCGGCGCTGGTGCTGCGCGGGCGCGAGGCGAAAGTCTCCGGGCTCGTCTTCCGCCGCATGGCCGTGGCTGATGGCAATGGGGCCGGCATCCGGCTGGAGCAGGGCAACCTGACCGTCACCCAGAGCTGGTTCGCCGACAGCCAGCAGGGCATTCTGACCGCTGACGACCCCTCGGGCCGGATCGTGATCGACAAGTCGACCTTCTCGGGCCTCGGCACGTGCGAGAATTCGGCCGGGTGCGCCCACTCGATCTACATCGGCAACTATGGCCAGCTGCGGGTGACCCGCAGCCGCTTCGAACGCGGCACCGGCGGGCATTACGTCAAGGCGCGCGCCGCCCGGGTCGAGATTGCCGCCTCCAGCTTCGACGATTCGGCTGGCCGTGCCACCAACTACATGATCGACCTGCCGGCCGGCGCGGTCGGCCAGATCACCAACAACTGGTTCGTCCAGGGGCGCGACAAGGAGAATTACTCCGCCTTCATCGCGGTCGGCGCGGAAGATGTGCTGCGCGGCTCGGACGGATTGCAGATCGCCGGCAACGACGCGCGGCTGGTTCCGGCGCTGCGCCGCAGCACCACCTTCGTGGCGGACTGGACCGGCGACCGGCTGGCGATTGCCGACAACAACCTCGGCACCGGGCTCAAGAGTTTCGAAAAACGCTGA
- a CDS encoding CC_3452 family protein — protein sequence MTLSLPRFRTSAAFGAAVLYTALTFGATLTPTPAMAQSAGAYYSAELAAPAKDARVIGGGVVWRCEGTSCVAPRGTSAPATMCRKLSREVGTIASFSAKGEALAEDKLAKCNG from the coding sequence ATGACCCTCTCCCTCCCCCGTTTCCGTACTTCGGCCGCTTTCGGCGCTGCCGTACTCTACACCGCCCTGACCTTCGGCGCGACGCTCACCCCCACTCCTGCCATGGCCCAGTCGGCCGGCGCCTATTACAGCGCCGAACTGGCCGCCCCCGCCAAGGATGCCCGCGTCATCGGCGGCGGCGTGGTGTGGCGCTGCGAAGGCACCAGCTGCGTTGCCCCGCGCGGCACCTCTGCTCCGGCCACCATGTGCCGCAAGCTGTCGCGCGAAGTCGGCACCATCGCCAGCTTCTCGGCCAAGGGCGAAGCTCTGGCTGAAGACAAGCTGGCCAAGTGCAACGGCTGA
- a CDS encoding winged helix-turn-helix transcriptional regulator — translation MGDLREPLRDLTACGLPEALEVMGERWSFMILRASFNGLHHFEEFLSELGIARNILSNRLARLVEHGILDRAPCAEDRRRIEYRLTEKGFDLLPAMLALRQWGQKYGHEVIENPVLVDELDRLPIGPVSILAHDGRILGPADLRLVKPETLGLRADGSRAEAGQRLELGSYAEDPAIRAAE, via the coding sequence ATGGGTGATTTGCGAGAGCCGCTGCGCGATCTGACAGCTTGCGGGCTGCCCGAAGCGCTGGAGGTGATGGGCGAGCGGTGGAGCTTCATGATCCTGCGCGCCAGCTTCAACGGGCTGCACCACTTCGAGGAATTCCTGAGCGAACTGGGCATTGCCCGCAACATCCTTTCCAACCGTCTGGCCCGCCTGGTCGAGCATGGCATCCTTGATCGCGCGCCCTGTGCGGAGGACCGCCGCCGGATCGAGTACCGGCTCACCGAGAAGGGCTTCGACCTGCTCCCGGCCATGCTCGCGCTGCGCCAGTGGGGGCAGAAGTACGGCCACGAAGTGATCGAGAACCCGGTGCTGGTCGACGAGCTGGACCGGTTGCCGATCGGCCCGGTCTCGATCCTGGCCCACGATGGCCGGATTCTGGGCCCGGCTGACTTGCGCCTGGTCAAGCCGGAAACCCTCGGCCTGCGGGCCGACGGGTCACGCGCAGAGGCGGGCCAGCGGCTGGAACTGGGCAGCTACGCCGAAGACCCGGCGATCCGCGCCGCAGAGTAG
- a CDS encoding alpha/beta hydrolase, whose translation MTMRFLTCLAAALALLATPVAAQVAGSVAGPGAGQVPSDRPEGLTHLMFAQWRMAPAPAGGARFVPLHAAVERDAVARYGPFRVIDGKRAALVDVTDSASPAQFAAMLRDHPGIATLELVECPGTEDDRANLKLGRMIRAAGLATHVPAGGSVRSGAVELLLAGTQRRIDDGAEFAVHAWIAEDGREAHQFAAGSAEHAGYLAYYREMGMADGEARAFYDMTNSVGFNQAKWLGAAEMRRWLGEAPAAAAPRLAYLDLGALLP comes from the coding sequence ATGACCATGCGATTTCTGACCTGCCTTGCTGCTGCACTTGCCCTGCTTGCCACGCCCGTGGCTGCACAGGTGGCAGGGTCGGTTGCCGGGCCGGGTGCGGGGCAGGTGCCGTCAGACCGGCCCGAGGGGCTGACCCACCTGATGTTCGCCCAGTGGCGCATGGCCCCGGCCCCCGCGGGTGGTGCCCGGTTTGTCCCGCTTCATGCCGCAGTCGAGCGCGACGCGGTCGCCCGCTACGGCCCGTTCCGGGTAATCGACGGGAAACGCGCCGCGCTGGTCGATGTAACCGATTCGGCCAGCCCGGCGCAGTTTGCCGCGATGCTGCGCGACCATCCCGGCATCGCCACCCTCGAACTGGTCGAATGCCCCGGCACCGAGGATGACCGCGCCAACCTGAAACTGGGCCGGATGATTCGCGCCGCGGGCCTGGCAACCCATGTCCCGGCCGGGGGGTCGGTCCGCTCCGGCGCGGTCGAACTGCTGCTGGCGGGCACACAGCGGCGGATTGATGACGGAGCCGAATTTGCCGTCCATGCCTGGATTGCCGAGGACGGGCGCGAGGCGCACCAGTTCGCCGCCGGTTCGGCAGAGCACGCCGGGTACCTTGCCTACTACCGCGAGATGGGCATGGCGGATGGCGAGGCGCGTGCGTTCTATGACATGACCAATTCGGTCGGTTTCAACCAGGCGAAGTGGCTTGGCGCTGCAGAAATGCGGCGCTGGCTTGGCGAAGCTCCGGCTGCTGCGGCACCGCGCCTTGCCTATCTTGACTTGGGGGCGCTGCTGCCGTAA